The Fusarium oxysporum Fo47 chromosome II, complete sequence genome includes a region encoding these proteins:
- a CDS encoding methionine--tRNA ligase MSM1, with the protein MVLADVIKRWKQISGHEAYLATGTDEHGMKIQQAALKEGLPPKEFCDNNSNKFKDLAEHANISHDFFIRTTDQEHKDVVQQFWLLLKARAPEGLGLYKGKHEGWYCVSDECFYPEDLVQPSVSPQTGRKIMVSTESGNEVEWVSEDTWFFPLSKYKEKLLQFYDENPTWIQPAHRMNEVRNWVQDHLEELSITRPATRLNWGIKDPEDPNNTIYVWVDALVNYLTTSGFGTKWQVGDKDTGIWPADMHIVGKDIIRFHAIYWPALLMAAGLPLPKQILCHNHWTMSNRKMSKSIGNVVNPFFAVQRWSLDALRYFLMRNGSYKGDMDYANESIAAIYEKDLQANIGNLFNRISRVRNNKWSTIEAVEFAKAGKFENLKDILPTTSPGSDFLSLEKSLQCLPEEIRTNMDNNQVNHALRCIFSLLQDTNRFISETAPWKIVKEKKSDENAQTRLNWVIYRSAEALRIAGIFLQPVMPEKATQLLDGLGVKPERRTVEYARANADLDYGTGPALVSRQPDAFGSMFPPVAGIELPDAEVVAGMEGPKNRLGRVVAALAKEAQKALEAEKTQQVETKEPKTKEAETKEAETKEPETKE; encoded by the exons ATGGTTCTGGCAGATGTCATTAAACGATGGAAGCAAATCAGCGGCCATGAGGCCTACCTGGCTACAGGCACTGATGAACATGGCATGAAGATCCAGCAAGCAGCTCTGAAAGAAGGATTGCCACCGAAGGAATTCTGCGACAACAACTCCAACAAGTTCAAAGACCTCGCCGAACATGCCAACATCTCGCACGATTTCTTCATCCGAACCACCGATCAAGAACATAAAGATGTTGTACAGCAgttttggcttcttctcaaggctcGCGCACCTGAGGGATTGGGTCTGTACAAGGGAAAGCATGAGGGATGGTACTGTGTCAGTGATGAGTGCTTCTATCCTGAAGATCTTGTCCAGCCAAGCGTTTCTCCTCAAACAGGGCGCAAGATCATGGTCAGCACAGAGTCAGGCAATGAGGTTGAATGGGTTTCGGAAGATACGTGGTTTTTCCCGTTGTCCAAGTATAAGGAGAAATTGCTTCAGTTCTATGACGAGAACCCGACATGGATTCAACCAGCTCATCGTATGAATGAAGTGCGCAACTGggttcaagatcatcttgaGGAGCTCTCCATCACTCGCCCTGCAACAAGACTGAACTGGGGAATCAAGGATCCCGAAGATCCCAACAACACTATCTACGTTTGGGTGGACGCTCTTGTTAATTATTTAACCACATCTGGGTTCGGCACAAAGTGGCAGGTTGGTGATAAGGACACGGGAATCTGGCCAGCAGACATGCACATCGTCGGCAAAGACATCATTCGATTCCATGCGATCTACTGGCCTGCTCTTCTCATGGCCGCAGGTCTTCCCCTACCTAAGCAGATCCTCTGCCACAACCACTGGACCATGTCGAACCGCAAAATGTCAAAATCCATCGGCAACGTCGTCAACCCTTTCTTCGCCGTTCAGCGCTGGAGTCTCGACGCTTTGCGATACTTCCTCATGCGAAATGGCAGTTACAAGGGCGACATGGACTACGCGAACGAATCTATCGCTGCTATCTACGAGAAGGACCTTCAGGCCAACATTGGTAACCTGTTCAACCGAATTTCTCGTGTCAGGAATAATAAATGGAGTACGATTGAGGCAGTTGAATTTGCGAAGGCTGGGAAGTTTGAGAACCTCAAAGACATCTTGCCTACGACTTCTCCTGGGTCCGACTTTTTAAGTCTCGAGAAGAGTCTGCAGTGCCTACCGGAAGAAATTCGAACCAACATGGATAACAATCAAGTGAACCATGCCCTGCGGTGTATCTTTTCGCTTCTCCAGGAC ACCAACCGCTTTATTTCAGAGACTGCACCCTGGAAGATtgtgaaagagaagaagtcggaTGAAAATGCGCAAACCCGGCTCAATTGGGTTATTTACCGATCAGCCGAAGCTCTGCGCATTGCAGGCATCTTTCTGCAACCTGTCATGCCCGAAAAGGCTACCCAGCTACTCGATGGTCTAGGTGTCAAGCCAGAGCGACGTACCGTCGAGTATGCTCGCGCTAACGCTGATCTCGATTATGGCACAGGACCTGCTCTTGTGAGTAGACAACCTGATGCCTTTGGGTCTATGTTCCCTCCTGTCGCGGGCATTGAGCTGCCTGATGCTGAAGTTGTGGCTGGGATGGAAGGGCCAAAGAATCGATTGGGTCGTGTGGTGGCAGCGTTGGCGAAGGAGGCTCAAAAGGCTCTAGAGGCTGAAAAGACCCAACAGGTTGAGACCAAAGAGCCTAAGACTAAGGAAGCCGAGACTAAGGAGGCTGAAACCAAAGAGCCTGAGACTAAAGAATGA